One genomic window of Streptomonospora nanhaiensis includes the following:
- the pspAB gene encoding PspA-associated protein PspAB, translating into MSFLRALLGRSKPAKPDLDALFALPSAAVTLRAGAGFAPTGTGSVAFRAAEGRAFADLQRDITDLLNADDGPAVEPAADEYGYTWLVLRAAPEAAASADISGLVTDVHAVNTSLESAGFGPSLLCSLVAFADSAGRRVALVYLYKRGTFYPFAPLPGRRRDNALELQIEAALGADLPVEKDKSRWFPVYGAPGL; encoded by the coding sequence CTGTTCGCCCTGCCCTCGGCCGCTGTCACGCTGCGCGCCGGCGCCGGGTTCGCGCCCACCGGCACCGGATCGGTCGCCTTCCGCGCCGCCGAGGGCCGCGCCTTCGCCGACCTCCAGCGCGACATCACCGACCTGCTCAACGCCGACGACGGCCCGGCCGTCGAACCCGCCGCCGACGAGTACGGCTACACCTGGCTGGTCCTGCGCGCCGCGCCCGAGGCCGCCGCATCCGCCGACATCAGCGGCCTGGTCACCGACGTCCACGCCGTCAACACCTCGCTGGAGTCGGCCGGGTTCGGCCCCTCCCTGCTCTGCTCGCTGGTGGCCTTCGCCGACAGCGCCGGGCGCCGCGTCGCTCTCGTCTACCTCTACAAGCGCGGCACCTTCTACCCGTTCGCGCCGCTGCCCGGCCGGCGCCGCGACAACGCCCTGGAACTCCAGATCGAGGCCGCCCTCGGCGCCGACCTGCCGGTGGAGAAGGACAAGTCCCGCTGGTTCCCCGTCTACGGCGCCCCCGGCCTGTGA